TGCAAAAACGCAGCGTAATGAGACACTTGCGCTTTATGGCTTTGCTGGTAATTTTGAGAGCTTTTATAATCTAAAACATACAAATTTTGCCCCTTATCCCACAACAAAACATCAATCCTAGACACAACCCCTTCAAATAAAAAAGCCGCTTCACCCCTTAAGGCATAATTTTTAAAAAGAGCTTGTATCTCTGTATCGTTTTCAAAAAGCTCTAAACTCTCTTCTAACGCTTGATGATCCAAACCATAAAAACCATGATGGTAGTTTAAATATTCTAAAACGCTTTTTTTAGGAATGTTGTAAGCGTATTGGTATTCTAATCCCTTGTGCAAAGCGATACCAAAATTGATCGCTTCTTGGTCGTTATTCTTTTCATAATCGCTAGGCTCTTCTTCTATCTCTTGGACTTGCTCGCCATAGGCATGGGGCTTGATGAGAGTGCTTGTAATTAAAGGCTCTTTTCTATGAGAAACAACCGGCGTAATTTCTCCCTCTTCTAAAGGCGCAAGATCCAATTTTTCGTGCATTGTTTTGTTTTTGCTTTCTTTTTTGCTTTCTTTTTTGTCTTTGGCCACGACAATCAGCCCTAACTCAGCCCTAGTGAATGCGACATAATACACATTAATTTCTTCATGATCTTTAGCCGCTTCTTCTTTGTCTAAAGCCCTAGCGTAATCTTTATCCACGACCTCACGATTTTTCATTCTGTAATAAAGGCGAAGAAGCTCTGCGCCGTCATATTCTTCAAGGAGTTGATTGGAATGGCTTGAATTAGGCTTGCCCAAGCGTTCGCACACGATCACATAAGGGAATTGCATGCCTTTAGATTTGTGAATGGTCATGATCTGCGCGCCTTTTGAATGGGAAGAAGCGATCGCTTTAGCCTCTAATTTTTCTAAAAATCCATCGGCGTCTTCGCACCCAACCGCTAATTCCAAGCAGATTTGCGCACACTCTCCATAAAGCTCAAACAATTCCATCACCTTCCACACAAAGCCCGCAACGCTCTCTTTTTTAGGGTTAAAACTAGGTAAAGCGATCGCATCATCATGCAAGTATCCAGCGAGTTTTAAAACGCTGTGTTTATAAAAGGGCTTGTAAGGTTCTTCCGCTAAAGCGTATTCTAAAGCGTTCTTAATGATTTTAGATTCTACAAATTGAGACAATTTTGCACTAGATTCCGTGCTTGGGCAAATTTCGCTCAAATACTCTTGCAAATAATTTTTGATTTCTAAAGCGTCCTTATTGGTGGCGCATAAAATGGTAATGTCTTTAGGATCAATACGATGCTCTAAAAGGTTTTGGGCTTCTTGTAAGACCTGATCTAATAGCAATTCTCTTTCATCAGCCACTAAAGAGACTTTAACATAGCCGTCTGTAACATGTTTATTTTGAGAAGTTTTAGGGTATTTTTGCTCCAAATAAGCGGTGGGGGAATTTTGATAAGCCTTTTTAAAAATGGTATTCACATAATTAATGATCAAAGGCACACTGCGGTGGTTGAATTGTAAATTATCGTGGTAAAAATCCTTAGAAACGCTTTCAAACAAGGAGCTAAAACTCCCCCTAAAGGCATAAATGCTCTGCTTGACATCGCCCACAAAAAACACGCTCCTGTGCCATTTTGCTTGCCCTATCCCGGCTTTAATCTCATCAATAAAAGGGGCTAAAATCTTATAATCGTTCAAGCTCGTGTCTTGAAATTCATCAATCAAAATGTGCGCGATCTTGCTGTCCAACCTGAAATAAAAAAACTCCGCCGGCATTTCTTCATAACCATTCAATAAGGCATGAACCTTATCTTTAATCGCATCAAAATCTAAGGCTTGGATTTTAGAAGTGGCGTTACTATAAAGCTGGATGAATTTAGGGAATTTTTTAAATATTGCGGTTTCTTTGGCTTCATAATAGCGTTTTAAATCGTTTTCAATCTCTTCGCATTCGCTCTCTAAAGTGGGGATTTCACTTTTAAGTTTTTTGAAAGATTGATATTCGCTCTTTTTTTTAAGCCAGGTTAAAGAGCTGTTTAAAAATCCCCTAAAACTATCGCATTTAATGGCTGTTTTAGCCCTATCTGACGCTGTTTCTATGCTTTGAATTTGGTTGTTTAAACTTCTTAGTTTTTCTAAAAAACCCTCTTCATCAAATGCAGGCTCTTTCTTGTTAGGATCAAATAAATAGAGCTTGTTTTTTAAAAAACGCAACCGCTCTAAAATAGAATCGCTTGTGTAATTATCATAGCTTAAGCATTGAGCGATAAAAACGCTCAATTCTTCAAGCTGTTCGTTATTTAAAGTGCTCAAAAAACCCTCATTAAGCTGTCGTTGGTGCGCTTTGGTGTCTTCATTGACTTCAAAATTCGCGCTCAACCCCACAAACCAGCAAAATTTCCTTAAAATGCTTTGAAAAAACGCGTCAATGGTGCTAATCCTGATTCCAGCGTTTAAAAAGCGTTGGTAGATTTTTTGAGCGCTATTTCGCACCAAGCTAGGGTCTAAATGGTATTTTTCTTCTAATTCTTTTAGGATATTTTGGGATTTTTCTTTTCCGCTCTCAAGGTTTTCTTTTTGCAAGATTTTAAATAGTCTAAAATGCGCTCTTTCATTTCGGCGGTGGCTTTTTTAGTGAAAGTGAGCGTTAAAATCTCGCTAGGATTAGCCCCCTTAAACAATAGGGCTAAAAACCGCACGCTCAAAGCGAAAGTCTTCCCGCTTCCTGCTGAAGCCTTTAAAGCCATGCATTGTCTTTTTGTATCCATTGAGTTCTATCCTAAAATTCTGTTTTGTCTTTATTATAACCTAAAAGCCTTTTTTACTTAAGCTAAAAAACCCTAATCTTTTGCTATAATCATAGGGTTTTGTCGTTTTTTCTATCATTTTAATAGGAACAAGGCAAAGACAGCGTCAAATTCACACATGCTAATCCTTGTATTTAGGTGTTCTTAAGAATTTAAGAATCAAATGAGCATGGAGGAAGAGAACCAAAATAACTTTAAGGAGAATATTCTCATGGTAACCATGAAAGATTTATTAGAATGCGGTGTGCATTTTGGACACCAAACAAGGCGTTGGAACCCTAAAACCAAGAAATTCATTTTTGGCGTTAGGAAAAATATCTATATTATTGATTTGCAAAAAACCTTGCGCTATTTTAGATACACCTATAATATCGTGCGCGATGCGAGCGCTCAAGGCAAGAGCATCATGTTTGTAGGCACTAAAAAACAAGCCAATGAGACTTTGAAAGAATTTGCTGAAAGCATTCAAGTCCCTTATGTCAATTACCGCTGGCTTGGTGGCATGCTGACTAATTTTAGCACCATTAGAAAGTCGGTGAGGAAATTAGAAATCATTGAAGAAATGGAAAATAGCGGTCAAATTGATCTATTGACTAAAAAAGAAAAACTCATGATTTTAAGGAAAAAAGAAAAGCTAGACAAGTATCTTGGTGGGGTACGCCACATGAAAAAAATCCCTGATATGATTTTTGTGATTGATGTGGCTAAAGAAAAAATCGCTGTCGCTGAAGCGAGGAAACTCCATATCCCTATCGTGGCCCCCTTAGACACTAACTGCGACCCTGATTTAGTGGATTACCCCATTCCTGGAAATGACGATGCGATCCGCTCTATTAGATTGTTCTGTAAAGAAATGAGCGAGGCGATTTTAGAGGGGCGAGAACTCATGCAAGAAGAAATCGTCCATGCGGATGAAAATAGCGAAGAAATAGAGTTCGTGAGCAATGAAGAAAAAGAAGAAATGCTCGCTGAAATCCAAAAAGAAATCACTCAAGGAGCCGAATAATGTCAGGAATTAGCGCTCAACTAGTCAAAAAATTAAGGGATTTAACCGATGCGGGCATGATGGATTGCAAAAAAGCCCTTGTGGAAGTGGCTGGGGATTTGCAAAAGGCCATTGATTTCTTGCGCGAAAAAGGCTTGAGTAAAGCTGCTAAAAAAGCCGATAGGATCGCTGCTGAGGGCGTGGTCGCTTTAGAAGTAGCGCCTGATTTTAAAAGCGCGATGATGGTAGAAATCAATAGCGAAACGGATTTTGTGGCTAAAAATGAGGGCTTTAAGGAATTGGTTAAAAAAACTTTAGAAACGATCAAAACCCATAATATCCACACCACAGAAGAATTGCTTAAAAGCCCGTTAGACAACAAGCCTTTTGAAGAGTATTTGCACTCTCAAATCGCTGTGATTGGTGAAAACATTTTAGTGAGGAAAATCGCTCATTTAAAAGCCCCTAGCTCTCATATTGTCAATGGTTATGCGCATTCTAACGCCAGAGTGGGCGTGTTAATCGGTATAAAATACAATAATGAGAAAAACGCTCCAAAAGTGGTGGAACTGGCCCGAAACATCGCTATGCATGCCGCAGCGATGAAGCCTCAAGTATTAGATTGCAAAGACTTTAGCCTTGATTTTGTCAAAAAAGAAACTTTAGCCTTGATCGCTGAAATTGAAAAAGACAATGAAGAGGCTAAACGATTGGGCAAACCTTTAAAAAACATCCCCACTTTTGGGAGCCGCATTGAATTGAGCGATGAAGTTTTAGCCCATCAAAAAAAGACTTTTGAAGACGAATTAAAAGAGCAGGGCAAACCTGAAAAAATCTGGGATAAAATCGTTCCTGGAAAAATGGAAAGATTCATCGCCGATAACACCCTTATTGATCAACGCCTAACCCTTTTAGGGCAATTCTATGTCATGGACGATAAAAAAACTATCGCTCAAGTCATCGCTGATTGTTCCAAAGAATGGAATGATGATTTAAAAATCACTGAGTATGTGCGTTTTGAATTGGGCGAAGGCATTGAGAAAAAGACAGAGAATTTCGCTGAAGAAGTGGCTTTGCAAATGAAGTGAGATTTTAGGAAACGACCTTTAAAGGTTGTTTTCTTTTAATTTTTTAACTTTCTTTATTTAAAATTTTCCATTTTAAGGTGTTTGAAATTTTTGTAATTTTCAATCTCTATGCTTTTAATCATTTGAATTTCGCCTTTTAGTTAGCTTGAATTGATGCCACTAGACATCGGTATAGTTGCTCTAATTTTACATTATTTTGATTAAATTTTGAATACTCACCTGTTGCAAACCTGCGTTTAAATTATAATAGCAAGCTAATCCGCATTCTTTTTGATTTAAGGGTTAGTTTTGATTATTTTTCTAGGGATCATGCAGATCTCATTTTATTTAATTGGGATCAATCTAACTTAAACAGACTTTTTCTAATCTGTCCTCTAAATTTGGCGTTAATGCCACAGAGCCGGCAACTTAAGACTCCTTTTTTGGAGTTTGGATTGAAAAAGAGCCTTTTATTTTATTTTAAAGCGGTTTTTTTCCAACGCGTTTTGAATCGCAATAGAGGGCGATAGATAATTGTAACGCACTAAAATTTCGGTGATTTCTTTAAAAATAGGGGCTGCAATCTTGCTAGCGTAATATTCTTCCTTGCCGTGCGAGCCTAAGATAACCACGCCGATAGTAAAAACCTGCCTTTCATCTTCAGCGAACCCAAAAAAAGAGCTGTTGTAGGATTCTGCGCTATAACTCCCGTTTTTAGCAACCCTAGCCGTGCCGGTTTTGCCCCCTATGTATAGCCCTTCAAATTGAGCGTTTTTGCCTGTGCCATAACGCACCACTTTGATTAAAGTTTCTTTCATTTTCCTAGCACTTTTTGGGCTAATGACTTGAAAAGTGGGTTTGGGGCTAGGGATGTAAATATCGCCATTAGGAGCGGTTTCTCGTTGCACTAAATAGGGGTAGTCAATTTGCCTTCATTAGAAAACACCGCATAAGCCCTTAAAAGTTGCAAAAAAGTCGCGTTCAGCCCATAGCCATAAGAAACGCTCCCCTTTAACACTTCACGCTTGAAAGCGGACAAAGGAGGGATCTTTCCTGTGGTTTCTAAGGATAAGTCAATGCCGGTTTTTTGAGAAAATCCATAGCCTAAAAGTCCGTTATAGAAATCCTCTGGGTTTAAGTTTTTACTGATTTTTATCATGCCCACATTGCTAGATTGGATCAAAATGTCTTCCACAACGGCTTTTTTACTAGGGATAAAGTCGTCTTTAATGGTGTATTTTCCTAATTGGTAATAGCCATGGTTTAAATCAATGCGTTCTTTAGGGTTGATCAAATTCTTATCCAACAGCAAGGAATAAACAATGGGTTTAATCGTGCTGCCTGGCTCAAAAACCTTTTCAGCAACGCTCAAATTCAAGCTTTCATAATCGCTGGTTTTAATGGCGTTAGGATTGAAGCGCTTGCTTGAAGCCAGCGATAAGATTTCCCCGCTTTTAGGGTTGATAATGCCCACCAGGATTTCTTTAGCCTTGAGTTTGTCTTTGGTTTTATCCAATAGGGTTTCAATTTCTCTTTGGAGTTTTAAAGGAATGCTCAAATACACCTCATAGCCATCAAGCCTTTCAACCTCTGTGTAAGAGTGGTTTTGAATAAAGTTAAAACTCACATCTCTTTTGCCTGTTCTTATGCCATTTTGTTGGGCTTTAAGCAAGTGATCTTGAGATTTTTCAACGCCTTTTTTACCGGTAGTTAAAGTGAGCTTGTCTTCTTCTTGTTTTTGCACATAGCCAATGATTGGCTCTAGGCTATTTTGATAAGGGTAATGCCTAGAAACGCCGCTCACTTCAATGTTTAGCCCTTGCTTTTGCCACACCTTATCGTGCGCGTCTTTGAAATTTTGAAAAACCCCAAAGGCTAAAAACTTCTTATTCAAGTCCCTAATATTAGCGGCCATATTGGGCGTGAGATCATAGGCTAGAATAATATAGCCTTTCGTATTGATGGCGTCTTTTAAGGACTTTTTAGGGATATTGCTATAAATAGAAAGGAAATCAATGAAAAAATCTTCTTTATCCGGGTTTAAAAACCTTGTATCAAAGCCCAGTTTGAAAAGGGTTTGCGAAGCGGCCAGGCTGTAGTTGTCTTGA
This is a stretch of genomic DNA from Helicobacter pylori. It encodes these proteins:
- the rpsB gene encoding 30S ribosomal protein S2, giving the protein MVTMKDLLECGVHFGHQTRRWNPKTKKFIFGVRKNIYIIDLQKTLRYFRYTYNIVRDASAQGKSIMFVGTKKQANETLKEFAESIQVPYVNYRWLGGMLTNFSTIRKSVRKLEIIEEMENSGQIDLLTKKEKLMILRKKEKLDKYLGGVRHMKKIPDMIFVIDVAKEKIAVAEARKLHIPIVAPLDTNCDPDLVDYPIPGNDDAIRSIRLFCKEMSEAILEGRELMQEEIVHADENSEEIEFVSNEEKEEMLAEIQKEITQGAE
- a CDS encoding elongation factor Ts, yielding MSGISAQLVKKLRDLTDAGMMDCKKALVEVAGDLQKAIDFLREKGLSKAAKKADRIAAEGVVALEVAPDFKSAMMVEINSETDFVAKNEGFKELVKKTLETIKTHNIHTTEELLKSPLDNKPFEEYLHSQIAVIGENILVRKIAHLKAPSSHIVNGYAHSNARVGVLIGIKYNNEKNAPKVVELARNIAMHAAAMKPQVLDCKDFSLDFVKKETLALIAEIEKDNEEAKRLGKPLKNIPTFGSRIELSDEVLAHQKKTFEDELKEQGKPEKIWDKIVPGKMERFIADNTLIDQRLTLLGQFYVMDDKKTIAQVIADCSKEWNDDLKITEYVRFELGEGIEKKTENFAEEVALQMK